The Dermacentor silvarum isolate Dsil-2018 chromosome 3, BIME_Dsil_1.4, whole genome shotgun sequence region GCACATTCAAGTGCCATGTTATTCAATATAGTGTTGGACTTGTCGACTGTATGGCACGAACTTCCCATGATGATGAAATGTCTGATAACGGAATATCCACAACAATAGCAGTTTGTTCATTCAGGCTAGTTGGTAATCAATAGCTAATGTCTTCAGATTGACAAACACGGCCAACACTTATGCTTGTTGTTTCAAGTCATTCTTTTTTTGTGCTAGAAGTATTTGTTGTGAATATCCAAACCTGTTGATATTCCCTGTGATCTCTCATATGTTCAGAGCGCGTGATAGATGCAAATGCTGTGAAAGTTCGGAATCCATTACGCATAATCTTCATATATATATTGATAAACATGAAGGTGAGCACAGTTTGACCCCTCAGCTGTCAAACACCAATAATGATAAGAGTGCAACAGTGTGTTTCTCTCTGTAGTACACTCGGTTACCGTGCATATAGCCTTTCGTACTGTATTCTTACTTTCCAGTGCTGCACTCttatgttgaataatgttgattGCAACATTGCTGGCTGTTCTCTTTGTGCTGGTTTTATTTGTATGGTACCTGGCGTTAATTCTGGTGAGAGTCCTCTCTGCACACTTAAAACTTGTGTTGGCACCAGCTACTTAGGCCTCGAGGAAAATGAGGTGGTCCTCTGAATGACAAGAGGTGTGTGACTGAAATAAGGCGTTACAGAGTGCTTCCACAAGTGGCAGCCACAGTCAGAAAATTTACAGCTCAGTGTATGTGTCGTGGTTCCTGCAGTGCTACTTTTATATGGCACTGGCTTCAACAGCGGTATATAGCTTTCAGTTCATCTATTAATCTATTTGctcaatgttctttttttctttggctgttcctTTCAATGAGCGAGTGCTGCTGCCGAGTACATactggtaaaataggtacaagcactCTCCCAGCCCATTGCTCGGCAGCTACAGGAGTTTCAGACGCTTAGAAGGACACCCACCTAATGGGAAGTTGGCAGCATGGGACTGCCAGACTCCTTTTTCTGGTCTATAAGGCCGGATCCCATGCTGCCAACTTCCCATCAGGTGGGTGTCCTTCCAAGCATCTGGAACTCCTACAGTTGCCGAGCATTGGGCCTGGAGCGCGCTTGTACCATTTTACCAGTGGGTACTTGGCGGCAGCATTTGTATGCCTCCCATAGCAGCAGCGGATACTTGACTATTTAACCAAAAACGCGGTGGAACAAGAGGCACCCAGAGACCTTCGCAAATCTCTGTAGGACCCCCTTTCGAGATTACAACCCATATGAATCGAGCGCCGGGTTGTggtacatctctacccattagaaagaCCAGTCGGTTTCCGGCAACATCcggattcgaacccaggaccttcTGCATACAAGGCAGATGCTCTACCACTTCACCTTCTCTGCGGTAACATTTTCGCACAAACTTCCTACACACTTTTTGCGTTCGCCCGCACGTCTCCCCTTCACAATGATGGTGGGAAGCCAATCTGGGCACAGGGTTGTCACCATTATGCAAGATATCTGTACTTATTGAAACAAAGTTGCAGATATTTAGGGACAGTGGGCGTTGCTACAGGTTGCTGTGAATACAAGGTataccacagaacacctataatGTATTGGTATATTATGTCGTACGTGGTGTCATCAGCATAATTTGGCATTGTGGTGGGCAATCAGATTGACACTTCATGTGTTTGCTAATGTGCCCACAAGGTTTCATGATTCACGGATGGCAAGGAATATGCAGCAGGTTACACGAGAAAGCCATCGATCACTGGCATGCATTGATGATAATCTTCAATAGTttatgccacttttttttttaagtgtgaaAGCTTGCTCTGTGGCCTAAAGCTGTTCAATGACGGTTAGATGGTGGCTTGATACAAAGCAATGGCTTGTAGATGAGTGCAGTCCGGGACAACTTGTCAAGGATCGAGGTGCCATAGGTCTGCGCAGACGGGCGAGGAACTGGGCGAGGAACTAGATTATTGGGCAAGTACCCAATGCAGTTTACGCCTAAGAGTTATTATTATAATGAGAATCACGCGCGGTGGGTGCGAACTATGAGTGCATCGTGTTGACGGGTTTAAGGCCTACGACACAGCCGCGTCCATGACGGTGACATGTTTACGCGCTACTGAAGGCACTACTGTTCGTTGAACTTCAGCTGCAGCTTCGTTGCGATTCTAACTTAATATTATGCGCCCACCGATAATTTGCGTCCATATAAGTTTGACAAATGTGGCCGGTGCGAGCCAGAGGTCTGGCGTGTGACATGGGTGCCATAGAGTTTCCATAAGATGCCGTTTCGCCATGTGTGTTTACTACGTTGCGGGTGGTTGAACCCGCGGATGCTGCCTCATGGTGGGACGCGGGAATGAGGTCACGGAAGAGGTACGTAAAAGAGGTATGGTGGGGCCGTCCACGGCGCGAACCAAGCGCAAAGGATGCTGAGCGTGCGCGAAAGAACCGGTTGCGTCTGGTAGCGCTTATGAAAGACACATAATcgagccatagagaaagaaattctctATGATCGAGCGCTGTATCACAATACTGGTTGTACTGTATATAGTTCtagtttttttattttgctttattttcCCAAGCCGCTTATTTTTCACAAAAATACATGAACGCAGTTAgaactaaaaaaaataaataataataaagtcaCAAAAGgtcacgcgcgcgcacacacacagagatatatatttaaaaaatgcGACAACGCTCCTAATGATAGAGGCTGTAGACCTGCTGTAGTAAACTTTGTGGACTTGCTTGTAGACCATTGTAGACTTTGTCGATCGGCGCGCCATGCTGCGCGTCTGCGCAGAAGCTGGTATTGGGGTTGGCTTAGAACGGCGTAGTGGAGCTCTGCGGCGCTTAGTACCCAGGTCTTGCGGCTTTGTTGAGCTATTGTCATTGTACGCTAATTTCTGTCTCCCAAGCTTGTACGCCCTTATGCTGTTTATGCCTAAGAGCTTGTAGTGAGAATCACGCGCAGTGGGTGCCAGCTACGAGTGCAACGCTTTAATCGTGTTGACGGGAATAGGGCCTAAGAGACAGGCGCGTCCATGACGGTGAAGACATGTTTACGCGCTACTGAAGGCACTACTGTTCGTTGAACTGCAGCTGCTGCTTCGTTGCGATTCTGACTTAATATTGTTGCATTGATTTCGTGCAGAAATTCTACCCGACTTCCAGGTGATTCAGTGAAGTCATTTCTGACGTTTCCTAGTGTTGCCGCAAGCGTTCGTTCTACAAGCCGGTTTGTGGGTTGCGCGTCCGCTCTCGTCTTTCGATTGCAAGTCTTCAAGGTACCCAACAATTTTTCGAGCAATGGAGTCGCCAACGAAGGCCAGCACGGTCAACGGCACGCTGCAAAAGACCGCTAAGCATCAGGACATGAGACTGGAAACCGGCGTCGAAGGTAATGGCTACGACCGCGCTGAAACGATTGAAGATATCATATCGGAGCTGAACGCCACGGCCAAGAAAGACGCACCGCTGTCTGAAGCACCTGCCGACGTAATGTTGCACGGTGATGGACAACAATCCATTGATTCTGAGGACCGGTGCGATCCGACTACTGATTCGAAGGCTTCTTCATCCGGCAATGTAGACGGCGGCAAACGGGACAGCACACCGGCTTCCACACGTGAAGAAGCCAAGTCAGCGGCTGTATCGACAGACGTTTCGGTCTCAGCAGAAGGTGAGAACATTGTAGCGTCACACGCAAGTGAAATTGATTCAGAGGATGCCAGAAAAGTAGAAAACGCATCCAACGGCGATAGTGATCAGCCTCTAGAAGGCGAGAAAGCGTCGGAATGCCTAAACACACTTGAAACTGACGCAAAAGAACAATCTGTAAATGAATGCAATGACAAAGAGACAACCAAGGCTGTCCCGGATTTGACGGAGGCAGATGATGGTTCAAACGAGGTGATCACTAGTGATATAAAGGTACCAGATGAGGCTGTAATGTCACCCCGTAGGACTGCCCGCCAGAGAACGGTCAGTCTGAAGCTGGCAGAAAGCGCCACTAGCAGTCCCAGTCGCAAACGTCGCCATGGCAGTGAAGGTTCTGATGCATCTTCTATTGATACACCTCCTTCAAAGCAAGAATCAAAACAAGGTTGCATTACATCAGACAGCGAAGTTGATGTTCCTCTTGCAAAAAGGAGGTGCAGAAAGTTAAGTGCTGAGGGTGGTGTTACCAAGGCCACAGTGAAAACCAACAGGCTTACTTCAGACAGTGAAGGTGACAGCCCTCTTAAAAAACTGAAGCGCAGTCCCAAACTTGCAAACAGGCTTGCTTCAAGTAATGGTGACAGCCCCCTTGCAAAAAGAATGCGCAATCCCAAACTTGCAAGCAAGGTTACTTCAGAGAGTGAAAGTGACAGCCCACTAATAAGAAGGAAGGGCAGTGCCAAACTTGCAAAGAAAATACCTGAGCATAGTCAAACAAGGAAAGGCGATGTACAGTCTGTGGAGCCTCCTAGTAGGAAGAAATCTAAAAAGAACCTATTGCAAGAATTCCCGGAAGATAAAGGAGCAGTGAAAAGTGACAATGACAGGCCAGATCTGCAAAGTTCTGAGCAGAACAGCACCAAAAGAGGCAAGCCCACAGACACTAAAAGGGCACAAAACTTGGCAAACAAGGCTAAGAGAAAAGCTGTTCGTGAAGAACATCCACTGAGCAGCACGCTTGTCAATCACAGTACACATGAAGATCGTGAGGAGTCATGCGGCGTTTCCAAGCCAAAAAAGGCCAAAGACGAGGCTGGCAGCAGCACTGAGGGCGTTCTGGACAGCAGTGGTGCAGCATCTGCTATGGTCGGCAAAAAGAAGAGGCTCGTGAAATCTAAGGAACTGAAGAATGACAGCTCTATCGGTCTGAATGTCGGAGACATTGGTGGCAGTGGTGACACTCGTGCAGATGAGAAAGGGAGCAGTTTTCCTGAACAGAACAGCTTTGCTCAATCAGCTGGAGCTGTGTCATCGTGGTCATCAAGCCATTTTAAAGCCTCTGATCATCATCTTCAGAAATCCATTCAATTAAGCCTTAAAGACTGGGCGCCATCTGCCAGACCATCCTATTTGACTATTGAAGTTCCATCAGTTAATGCAAGGAGGATGTGGGGCCCCGGTTTCAGTCGCCAAAGGCCAACCGTTGTATTTGGTGGATGTGACCCCCTGAATACATACGTAAATGTAGACGGTGTTCGTGTTCTGCTACTTCAGTGGCAGAAGGTCTCAAATATCATCCCAACCATTCGCCTTACTGACATCTTTCAGTGCTTCAAACATATGTGAACTAATTGTTTACTCCACAGTGAATACCTCCATGTTGCTTCATTTATTTTACCGTGTGTTTTTGTTATTTGTGCACGGCATCTGCATTTCTTATGGCTTTCTTCTTCTGCACATCATCACTGTTGGCATGACATTGGTCTGGTCACAACATTGAATTACACTGTTGATAATTAAGATTAGGCACAAATGTTTGGCAGCATTTCTGTTGTTCCCATTGGACCTGTGTGTTTTCTCTGTAGTGTTGGAGTAGTGCATGCTACTAGTCCTCTATTTGCAATGTATTTCGACCACCATACTCCGCTGTCAACAGTGATCTTcatgcttctttttttaaataaaacatTGTAATGGACATTGTAGCATCACCGTGTCCTTAGCATTTATGGAAAGGGAAAGAAATAGCCGGAGTTTAATGCTCCTTTAATGTAATTATCATTCTTAGAatacttcatgcactttccgtTAGCTATCTATCGGTGTCTCTAACTGTTTTCCTGCTAACTTGAATCACTggatagtccatggtctaatgttTAGAGCATCAagttgctgtgctgagggaatTGGGTTCAACatcaaccatcggaccaacttgggtcactgggtatgtctCACTCTTTAGTGACAAAAAAAATCCCTTAAAATTTATCaggtgctgggcggaatcgaacctgGGTCGTttatattcagacaatcttgcTGAATATATATTCAGGCACGGACTTCGCGGCGCAACTGGTAGATGGTGATGAGAGGGGCCCGGCTGCATACATGCCTCATATATGACATGTTTCGGCATTGGCAATCTGGTGTGGTTTATGTTTcttcagtgctaatcgcattgaCATCAATGTTCATCATTAGATGGGTTCCGCCAGAATTTTTTAACATTAAATTTGTGAATGTGTGCATAACCTAGATTATGATTTTTTCCTGCCACAACTGGTACTGTGCTTAAGCAACAACCGAGCGTGGCAAGCTCTTCTCCTGTTGTGCATCCATCTGctgaagccatttttttttcaagtaaaaAAAACCTTCAACCGTACTGTAGCTGTACTGTTAATGCATAAATTATTTGCAGTATAATGcccaatgtgaaaaaaaaaaaaaaaaaaaaaaaacggaaggtTTTGATTGTGGGGGCTTTATATTTATATGCTTGTGCTTTAGTAAATGTTTACAGAACACAATATTTTAATGCTTGAAGTCAGAGGAACATTAACTCGGAGTGAGACCAGTATAGCCCAACTGACAGTTATAAGCGACAAATGTCAAAATCCAATATCTACTGTGTTCCTGTGCCTGTTTTTGCATAGAATGTCTGCCGGcacagcaaattttttttttttttttatcactgttaacaacaaaaaaaaaaaggtagcaaTCATAGGTACGAACTTTTTATTCTGCTATTGTGAACTTGTTAGCATGAGTAACAGTAATGAAGTGTAGTTCGTCTGTGCGTCCTGACATATTCCTTGATGGAAGAGACTGAGTGTACACTTGTGGGGCTTTGCTGTAAAATATGTGTGCTCTTCATTGTTTACAAAACATTAACTGTGCAAGTAAGCTTGCGTTTGAAGAACAAGGAATTTTGTATGGGGAGACTGGTTCAGATTATTTTACAGGGGcatttatgtttattatgctCTACAGTAACAGGCGTTTAGCACTTGAACAAGCTGACGACGTCTGTAGTTGAGTAAGTGAGTTATGAACATTCTAACTGATCAGTAATCACTGTAAACTTGTATTTCTAGAACAGTTAATCTGCTCTCAAGTCTAAGCGGTACAGGCCCAGTAACATGTGCTCTAACAAATTGTGTGTGTTTTTTGGAAATATTTTTCATTAAACCACCCTTTGCACTAGAATATTCACTCATAGAAGTTATTTGTTTTCTGTCAGTGAGGCTCTTAGTGAATAAAATGTTGAAAAATACAAGCCCAAAGTCccagaagaaagaaaagacaagtAAAGGCAGGGGATACTACTTACTAGAACTAGAATACTAGAacatctaggctctacatctactAGTTCTTTTGTAAATGACACGTTTCCTTCAGTGTTGATATTGCAGTGCTAGTGGTGTAGCAGTAAAATAATGTCTATGCatgacaactttctgtggcaattaAGAGTGTGATAGCGCTTGTGGTTTCTTGGAACACATGCTGAATCAGGTAAACTTCACGTGCAGTGGTTTCACTTTTGCCCAGACAGGGAAGAGAAAAGCAACAAAACAAGCCGGAGTTGACACTCAGTGGTGTATTTAAACTTATTTTGTTGTAAATAAGGTCTTTATGTTTTCTCTTTCCCAGTTTAACTAATGCGAATGAAAATGTGGGACTTTCTTCACGAGCGCTTGTGTGTTTTTTGCCTCCGTAgcttgccacagaaagttgtctgtgAGTATAGCGCAATATATGCTGCCCTTTGTTAAGATCCACATGGAAATTCTAGACAACGAATGAACTGATCAAAGGTTGGTCGTTAAAATTGTATTGCGCAGCTGTTTTTGTTCTGAGAGAAAAGTCAGGGTTGGGGGAGGGCGACACCACAGCCATCTTGCTCAAGGCATAACCTCGACTATGCCATGGTACATCAACTCTTGGCCTTCCTTGGTGGCCTCTTTTGAGTACTTCGTCAGCTTTCGTAATCTGACAAGAACCAGTGTATCAACCCTGACGTGGCCGATGGCGTCAGGAAATCTGAAATTATTGGTGATAAAACCAGACTTGCAATGTAGTGCTGTGCTACTGAACTATCTGGGGGCATGCATACTGACCTTTCAACTGTTGACAACTTGTGTGTTGCCTTTGATGTGCAGCCACACCATCTCATGCTTTCCCTTCATATCCTGTCATGCCCGTGTCCACACATAAACAATATCATTTGAAAATGTCGCTTCATTTTCCTAGTTGTATATCGAAGCATCACCAGTGACATCTTGATGTCTTGCAGTAACCACATGCTCTGTGGGAGTTTGGTCTGGCTGCACTGTGTGCGATCATGGGAAAATGAAGTGTGAACAGGAAGCAGAACACTTTTTAACAACTAATAATGGTGACAGTGATTTTGTGCTGCTGCTATCCTTTTGCCAAAGATGATGCCAGCCTCAATTTATGCATGCGAGTCAAAATCTTGCAGACACCAAGTAAATTCTTGAAAGTGGAAAGCAAAATAATAGGCTCAAGTTGCCCTAACTTGTTTCCACTTAATTTGTCTATATTAGTAAATAGCCTCGCTGTAACACCAATTGTTATAATGCCTATGGAAACGCTGTACAGTGAATACTGGGTATCACACTTCAGCACTGCTGATCTGTCGAATAATTCACACTTGCTGTAGCGCTCTGGTTAGCTCAGCTGGTAGAGCGATTGTGCAAGGAAGGCGCTAGGAAGCTTTCTaaaattttttaatttttcttcaGCTAGGAAGCTTTCTAAAAAAAACATTATGGttttcttttgtagcttcatGGTACATTTAGCTGGATGAACAGCATCCTTTTGAGGCTCAAGCATTGTGCAAGGTAATTGAGAAAGTGCTAGTTGATCATTAAAACTTTTTTTCTCTTCATcatgttttttgttttgtgttaGTGTGTGTGGTGTAACCAATTTTGGCATTAGTTTCAATTAGCTAAATCAATTTACTACATTACCTCTATGCCCTGATACCTCTACCTTTTGTCATTTCACTGTCTTTTTTCTGCAGGAATAAACATTTGTGTGGAAAGTAAGCACATGCAATTGTATTTCCAAGAGACCATATTTCTTTTTCACTGTGGTGTCTATTTTAGCATAGCCCCTTCAGTCATGGTGTAAGTACATTTCTGTACACTTGTTTTGCCAATACTGTCCAGTAGTGGCAAAGAAAAACCATGGACATAGAACTGCAAGCAAATTGAATACTCTGTTCACGCCGTCTCAATTTAGGCTGAGAAGTGTACTGGCAACTTCACTGAAGGCACTACCATGTTTGACTGAATGTTCGACATGTCGCATTCTGCCAGTAATGGGTGAAGGAATAGTTGTTCGTTCACCGTAATCGGGGCCTGCAGCCAATAAACTTTCTCATGTCCTTGAGCCAGTGATCATATTCTTGTGGAAACACGACTGTGTGTACAAAAAAAGATCAAGGTTTAATCACTCTAATTATGAGGACTCGTTAGAACATCTATAAAAGATCACCCTACCATGCCGACTTCCTCTCAGTAGAGTCTGCCACACTTTGGAATAAAATTAAGTAATTTTCAAACAttgacagtgcatcataattggTGACTGAAGGGTTCACCCATGCTATGGGCTAGTTGGCAATAGGAAGATTTatggaaaaagaaaagcagaagacTTGATTCATGACACTGTTAGTCATAAACTTGTCACttataaagttcactcactcacttatgAAAATGTGTGCCAAGTTTGTACAGAAATGAGAAATTATTTTTCCTTAACTTAAGCAGAGTGAAATTTTGTTGTGAGATGTCCATCTTGATGAGCAGGAATTCGCACCTCGTGCTTACATAAAATAGAGTTGCATATTTGCTTTTCACTCCTCCATTCAGCTTACTGTAGATGTTCTGCATGCTGGGCATCAATACATAGCTGATAGCTATGCTTTGCATCATGTCTTCCTTCCATTCAGCTTTTGCAGGAGCACAGCATTCCTTAGCACTATGCTTTACTGTGGCAGACCTTTTGGTTACTGCATAAGTTATGTTCTCAGTTAACCAAGTGCTATTAGTGTTGTGCAGTATGAGGGGAAGATGGGGAACTACTGCAAGCTTATTTCCCTGTATTGACCACACAAAGTGCAAATGAAAAGCAGTGATGTCGTGCGGTAGCTGCCGAGGCTAGCAGCATTTGTTGGGAATTGGGCTGCACAAGGTCTGCAATACCTCGTAGCATGCTGTGGTGCACATTCATGCGATGCCAAAACTTGTTACAACAATTAAATGTGATAATTTGGGTTGTTATTCTGCAGTGAGTGTAAACCCTCAGAACAACTTCGCTGGAAAACAACTAGGCCAACAATGTCTGCTAGTGTGTTGTTATTGTTGCAACAATTGTTGATTCGATGTGACACTACTGCCAGCACCACCAGTTTGTGGAAACTGTAGGCCTAATTTGCGGCAGAGTTAGTCGACCATATCTTTGAAGGACCTTTTACGAGGTTTAGACATTGCAAACGAACAAGCCCAATGTGTAAATCGTATGGCGATGATCGTGTTTTCAAAGTTGTGCCGCATAGGTTACTGGAAAACAAGACA contains the following coding sequences:
- the LOC119446728 gene encoding nucleolar and coiled-body phosphoprotein 1; protein product: MESPTKASTVNGTLQKTAKHQDMRLETGVEGNGYDRAETIEDIISELNATAKKDAPLSEAPADVMLHGDGQQSIDSEDRCDPTTDSKASSSGNVDGGKRDSTPASTREEAKSAAVSTDVSVSAEGENIVASHASEIDSEDARKVENASNGDSDQPLEGEKASECLNTLETDAKEQSVNECNDKETTKAVPDLTEADDGSNEVITSDIKVPDEAVMSPRRTARQRTVSLKLAESATSSPSRKRRHGSEGSDASSIDTPPSKQESKQGCITSDSEVDVPLAKRRCRKLSAEGGVTKATVKTNRLTSDSEGDSPLKKLKRSPKLANRLASSNGDSPLAKRMRNPKLASKVTSESESDSPLIRRKGSAKLAKKIPEHSQTRKGDVQSVEPPSRKKSKKNLLQEFPEDKGAVKSDNDRPDLQSSEQNSTKRGKPTDTKRAQNLANKAKRKAVREEHPLSSTLVNHSTHEDREESCGVSKPKKAKDEAGSSTEGVLDSSGAASAMVGKKKRLVKSKELKNDSSIGLNVGDIGGSGDTRADEKGSSFPEQNSFAQSAGAVSSWSSSHFKASDHHLQKSIQLSLKDWAPSARPSYLTIEVPSVNARRMWGPGFSRQRPTVVFGGCDPLNTYVNVDGVRVLLLQWQKVSNIIPTIRLTDIFQCFKHM